A single window of Caldicellulosiruptor bescii DSM 6725 DNA harbors:
- the queF gene encoding preQ(1) synthase: MSDKYQQRRFDIYGYEKIDTEVLEAIPYEYPEKNTVVEYITEEFSSVCPWTGLPDTAKLTIRYIPHQKLVELKSLKYYLTSYRNVGILQEHAVNRILDDLVKLLEPKFMEVIGEFHERGGISTKVVARYEK; the protein is encoded by the coding sequence ATGTCTGACAAATACCAGCAAAGAAGATTTGACATCTATGGGTATGAAAAGATTGACACAGAGGTCTTAGAAGCAATCCCCTATGAATACCCTGAAAAGAACACGGTAGTGGAATATATCACAGAAGAATTTTCATCAGTCTGTCCGTGGACAGGTCTTCCTGATACGGCAAAGCTTACAATTCGATATATCCCTCACCAAAAACTTGTTGAGCTAAAATCTCTCAAGTATTATCTAACTTCATACAGAAACGTGGGAATACTGCAGGAACATGCAGTAAATAGAATCCTTGATGACCTTGTAAAACTGCTTGAGCCAAAGTTTATGGAAGTGATTGGAGAGTTCCATGAACGTGGAGGAATATCAACAAAAGTAGTGGCAAGGTACGAAAAATGA
- a CDS encoding MFS transporter produces MHTQEDRKINKNILIATTLSSFLVPFMSSAVNIAAPDIAKSFKLNAEELNLVISIFLIFSAAFILPMGKLSDTFDRTKIFKTGLLLFTLSTLMCALSNTVEILFVFRALQGFFSAFTFVTSMPILIEEHLPQIRGRLLGINTAVVYLGTSLGPFLGGLLVKLWGYRSIFLFGFAIGLVGSFVSLFLLQKEVKNTRQAKLLDSLKSLDKMGTILSMTGLFLLMYGASTFELGNTSKILFFAGLILMVIFVVAEAKLQNPILDVKLFVKIPQFGFSNLAALINYSCTFSASYLMSLYLQLVKALPSQLAGSILIVQPLSQVITSLISGRASEKIEPRKLATSGMVLTTAGLFIFSTFAAKTNLVIVILNLFIMGIGFGLFSSPNTNVVMSCVPKSLYGTASSTISVMRVIGQAFSMAIVSFVSIMFLKGVKLSHENYLLILKSMKTSFLVFALLSILGIVASYKRGNIYSEVKQSK; encoded by the coding sequence ATGCACACTCAAGAAGACAGAAAAATAAATAAAAACATACTCATCGCAACAACACTTTCTTCTTTTTTAGTGCCGTTTATGTCAAGCGCAGTCAATATTGCCGCACCAGATATAGCAAAAAGTTTTAAGCTCAACGCTGAAGAGCTGAACCTTGTGATAAGCATATTTTTGATATTCTCTGCAGCCTTCATTCTTCCCATGGGAAAGCTCTCTGACACATTTGACAGGACCAAGATATTCAAAACAGGGCTTTTGCTGTTTACACTTTCAACCCTGATGTGTGCACTCTCAAACACAGTAGAAATTCTTTTTGTCTTCCGCGCACTTCAGGGATTTTTCTCAGCATTCACATTTGTGACATCTATGCCAATCTTGATTGAAGAACACTTACCACAAATAAGGGGAAGGCTTTTAGGGATAAACACAGCAGTTGTGTACTTGGGGACATCCTTAGGACCTTTTTTGGGTGGTTTGCTTGTAAAACTTTGGGGATACAGAAGCATATTTTTGTTTGGATTTGCCATAGGACTTGTTGGTTCATTTGTGAGTTTATTTTTACTCCAAAAAGAAGTGAAAAATACAAGGCAGGCAAAACTACTTGACAGCCTTAAATCGCTTGACAAAATGGGCACAATCCTGTCGATGACAGGGCTTTTTCTTTTAATGTACGGAGCCTCCACATTTGAACTGGGAAATACCTCTAAAATTTTGTTCTTTGCAGGGTTAATTTTGATGGTAATTTTTGTTGTTGCAGAGGCAAAACTTCAAAATCCCATTTTGGACGTAAAACTGTTTGTAAAAATCCCGCAGTTTGGATTTTCAAACTTAGCAGCGCTCATAAACTACAGCTGCACATTTTCTGCGTCTTACCTTATGTCGCTGTACCTTCAACTTGTAAAAGCTCTGCCATCCCAGCTTGCAGGCTCTATTTTGATTGTTCAACCACTGTCGCAGGTTATTACTTCATTAATTTCCGGCAGAGCCTCTGAAAAGATAGAACCAAGAAAGCTTGCAACATCTGGCATGGTTTTGACCACAGCTGGTCTTTTTATTTTTTCAACTTTTGCTGCTAAAACAAACCTTGTTATTGTTATCTTAAATCTGTTTATCATGGGGATTGGTTTTGGACTTTTCTCATCGCCAAACACAAATGTTGTTATGAGCTGTGTACCAAAATCACTCTATGGCACAGCATCATCAACAATATCTGTCATGAGAGTTATAGGACAGGCATTCTCAATGGCAATTGTTTCGTTTGTATCAATCATGTTTTTGAAAGGCGTAAAACTTTCGCACGAAAACTATCTTCTTATTCTAAAGAGCATGAAGACAAGCTTTTTGGTGTTTGCACTTCTCTCTATTCTGGGAATTGTTGCGTCATACAAAAGAGGAAATATTTACTCTGAAGTAAAACAAAGCAAATAA
- a CDS encoding M48 family metalloprotease — protein MILLAAGKDLYNRIDIDKLLKEAREDKSFWMNFSELFSTHPCLVKRIEAVKEFVRYINPAQDNSQVYDFESI, from the coding sequence TTGATTTTACTTGCAGCCGGCAAGGATTTGTATAATAGAATTGATATTGATAAGCTTTTAAAAGAAGCAAGAGAGGATAAAAGTTTTTGGATGAATTTTTCAGAACTCTTTTCTACTCATCCTTGCTTAGTAAAAAGAATAGAAGCTGTGAAGGAATTTGTGCGTTATATTAACCCAGCTCAAGACAATTCACAAGTTTATGACTTTGAGTCTATTTAA
- a CDS encoding Rpn family recombination-promoting nuclease/putative transposase, with translation MSSNLPPQEHDSTFKFLFEHPKDILFLVKDVIGYSWAKEIQEDSIELADKEFVDETFHQKRADVIAKARLKDREVYFYIIIENQSTVAEDMPERLLRYMILLWAKKIREGVKKLPAIIPIVTYNGLEKDWDVPQEIISEFDIFKDDIFKYALVNISKLDAKTLLQEEEDILSPAVFYLEQVRDDTEELVKRLKEIEPKLEKLSQNNAERFLIWAGNVIRPRLAKEDKEKYDELAQRVKQGGSRQMGEFVSNVAKLLDEVQMRKFNEGKIEGKIEGKIEGKIEVAKKMIRRGFSDEDIAELTELDIEKVKELRKELIN, from the coding sequence ATGAGTAGCAATTTACCACCGCAGGAACATGATTCAACCTTTAAGTTTTTGTTTGAACACCCAAAAGATATTCTCTTCCTCGTGAAAGATGTAATAGGCTACAGTTGGGCAAAAGAGATTCAAGAAGACTCGATAGAACTTGCCGATAAAGAGTTTGTAGATGAAACTTTTCACCAGAAAAGAGCCGATGTCATAGCAAAGGCAAGGCTAAAAGACAGGGAAGTATATTTCTACATTATCATTGAAAACCAATCAACAGTAGCTGAAGACATGCCAGAAAGACTACTGAGATACATGATATTGCTCTGGGCAAAGAAGATTAGAGAAGGTGTAAAGAAACTTCCAGCAATAATCCCGATAGTCACATACAACGGTCTTGAGAAGGACTGGGATGTTCCACAGGAGATAATCAGCGAATTTGATATTTTCAAGGATGATATTTTCAAGTATGCTCTTGTGAACATTTCAAAATTAGATGCCAAAACTTTACTTCAAGAGGAAGAGGATATCTTGAGTCCAGCAGTGTTTTACTTAGAACAGGTAAGGGATGACACAGAAGAGCTTGTAAAAAGACTGAAAGAGATTGAACCGAAGCTTGAGAAATTAAGCCAAAACAACGCAGAGAGATTCTTAATATGGGCAGGAAATGTAATTCGACCAAGGCTCGCAAAGGAAGACAAAGAAAAATACGACGAACTTGCACAAAGAGTTAAACAAGGGGGGAGTAGGCAAATGGGAGAGTTTGTATCTAATGTTGCAAAACTACTGGACGAAGTACAGATGAGAAAATTCAATGAGGGAAAAATTGAAGGAAAAATTGAAGGGAAAATTGAAGGGAAAATCGAGGTAGCAAAGAAGATGATAAGAAGAGGTTTTAGCGATGAAGACATTGCAGAGCTTACAGAATTAGACATAGAAAAGGTAAAAGAACTGAGAAAAGAGTTGATTAACTGA
- a CDS encoding AraC family transcriptional regulator, whose amino-acid sequence MPEKEPLYIEEIFDYVSQRPQKFALNFWEDPRYFKLHRHNFVEFMYVVKGEGTEHINSISYNLKPGTFSIVMPYQIHRIDYSEQTPLSIYVVAISFEELLAPSSIFYRIGELLLSYDENVLPYYYFEGKEKEVMDRLFKEAWIYYNQQDVWAEIILKAKILEIVAYFDRCRNLACDKSFQRPASNSVTNRAQKESIPVPFDYWQLVYYVHKNYNQNIDLKTLSKEFHLSPSYISQLFKKLVGSNFHNFLNEVRLQHACSLLLSTDKPVTDIALEVGFDSYSTFARVFHKHKGMSAQEFRKRGGV is encoded by the coding sequence ATGCCAGAAAAAGAGCCTCTTTACATAGAAGAGATTTTTGATTATGTCAGCCAGCGGCCACAGAAGTTTGCCCTGAATTTCTGGGAAGACCCAAGATATTTTAAGCTTCACAGGCACAACTTTGTTGAGTTTATGTATGTTGTAAAAGGTGAGGGGACAGAACACATAAATTCAATCAGCTACAATTTAAAACCTGGCACATTTTCAATTGTCATGCCGTACCAGATTCACAGAATAGATTATTCAGAGCAAACTCCTCTTTCAATCTATGTTGTTGCCATTTCGTTTGAGGAGCTTTTAGCACCATCAAGCATTTTTTACAGAATAGGAGAACTTCTTTTGAGTTATGACGAAAATGTACTTCCCTATTACTACTTTGAAGGCAAGGAAAAAGAGGTGATGGACAGGCTCTTTAAAGAAGCATGGATATATTATAACCAGCAGGATGTGTGGGCAGAGATAATACTCAAAGCCAAGATTTTAGAAATAGTTGCGTATTTTGACAGGTGCAGAAATTTGGCATGTGATAAAAGCTTTCAAAGACCTGCTTCTAACTCTGTCACAAACAGAGCTCAAAAAGAGAGCATTCCTGTTCCGTTCGACTACTGGCAGCTTGTGTACTATGTACATAAGAATTATAACCAGAACATAGACCTGAAAACCTTGTCAAAAGAGTTTCACTTAAGTCCCTCTTACATAAGCCAGCTTTTTAAAAAGCTTGTTGGGAGCAACTTTCACAACTTTTTGAATGAAGTGAGGCTTCAGCACGCATGCAGTTTGCTTCTTTCAACCGACAAGCCTGTAACAGACATCGCGCTTGAGGTTGGATTTGATTCATATTCCACTTTTGCCAGAGTTTTTCATAAACACAAAGGTATGAGTGCTCAAGAGTTCAGGAAAAGAGGAGGAGTTTGA
- a CDS encoding permease, whose amino-acid sequence MFFPIQKFADFVTYNIFKIPQNSKLASAVNFFIFDTIKIFILLFLIVFVITFIRSFFSPEKTREILSHKKQNIFLAHILAALLGIVTPFCSCSAVPLFIGFVEAGIPLGVTFSYLIAAPMVNEVALGLLYANFGLKIALIYVLSGEIIAIASGILIGKLNLEKYVEDYVFKIKVGNVQIAEDKKTLNQRLKETLEFTIELIKKVWVFVVVGIGIGAFLHGYIPTGALTKIAGKNNPFAVIFATALGIPLYSNAAGIIPLVSEFRRLGVSMGTSLSFMMSVTALSLPEMILLRRVLKPKLLGIFVAIVGCGIIITGYLFNLILG is encoded by the coding sequence TTGTTTTTCCCCATTCAAAAATTTGCAGATTTTGTAACTTACAATATTTTTAAAATCCCTCAGAATTCAAAGCTCGCAAGTGCTGTGAACTTTTTTATATTTGACACAATCAAGATTTTCATTCTGCTATTTCTGATTGTATTTGTCATAACCTTTATAAGAAGCTTTTTCTCACCAGAAAAGACAAGAGAAATTCTTTCACACAAAAAACAAAATATCTTCCTTGCCCACATTTTAGCAGCGCTTTTAGGAATTGTGACACCATTTTGTTCGTGCTCAGCAGTTCCGCTTTTTATTGGATTTGTTGAAGCAGGCATTCCACTTGGTGTGACATTTTCGTACTTGATTGCTGCCCCAATGGTAAATGAGGTGGCGCTTGGACTTTTATATGCAAATTTTGGTCTTAAAATCGCTCTCATTTATGTACTGTCAGGTGAGATAATTGCAATTGCAAGTGGCATCCTAATTGGAAAGCTTAATCTTGAAAAATATGTTGAGGACTATGTTTTTAAAATCAAAGTTGGAAACGTTCAGATTGCTGAGGACAAAAAAACTTTAAATCAGCGTCTCAAAGAAACACTGGAATTTACCATTGAGCTTATAAAAAAGGTATGGGTATTTGTTGTTGTTGGAATTGGTATTGGTGCTTTTTTACACGGCTATATCCCAACAGGAGCACTGACAAAGATTGCTGGAAAGAACAATCCTTTTGCTGTAATTTTTGCAACAGCACTCGGAATACCTCTTTATTCTAACGCAGCAGGAATAATTCCACTTGTGAGTGAATTCAGGCGCCTTGGGGTTTCGATGGGAACATCACTCTCTTTCATGATGAGTGTAACAGCCCTCTCTTTGCCTGAGATGATACTTCTTCGCAGGGTATTAAAGCCAAAGCTTCTCGGAATATTTGTGGCAATTGTGGGCTGTGGAATAATTATAACAGGGTATCTATTTAACCTTATTCTTGGATAA
- a CDS encoding ArsR/SmtB family transcription factor, translating to MSTEERLAKVFKALSHPIRIKIVQNLLSGEKCVCELLQFVEFSQPNLSQHLKILKEAGLLEHRKVGANMHYRIKNEYVKALLNIAEKFIIENQNFERM from the coding sequence ATGTCTACGGAAGAAAGACTTGCAAAGGTGTTCAAAGCGCTTTCTCACCCAATTAGAATAAAGATAGTTCAAAACCTTTTGAGCGGTGAAAAGTGCGTATGTGAACTTTTACAGTTTGTTGAATTTTCTCAACCAAATTTATCTCAACATTTAAAAATCTTAAAAGAGGCCGGTTTGCTTGAACACCGCAAAGTGGGTGCAAATATGCATTACAGGATTAAAAATGAATATGTCAAGGCTTTGCTGAATATAGCAGAAAAATTCATAATTGAGAACCAAAATTTTGAAAGGATGTGA
- a CDS encoding type II toxin-antitoxin system VapC family toxin, translating into MTRLRVYLDTSVISHLDQQDNPEYMQITKKFWDELKQGKYNVYISSAVITELNKCKEPKRSRLLEYMSQIEFTRIEINQQVLELAQKYVNECIIPSKYFDDAVHIAVASINECDILVSWNFKHIVKYRTIQGVNAINKLMGYREIQLVSPLMILEEEE; encoded by the coding sequence TTGACCAGGCTACGAGTATATCTTGACACTTCAGTTATAAGTCACTTAGACCAGCAGGATAATCCTGAGTATATGCAGATAACAAAAAAATTTTGGGATGAGCTTAAACAAGGAAAATACAATGTATACATTTCAAGTGCAGTAATAACTGAATTAAATAAGTGCAAGGAACCAAAAAGAAGCAGGCTATTAGAGTATATGTCCCAGATAGAATTCACGAGAATTGAGATTAACCAACAAGTTTTGGAACTTGCGCAGAAGTATGTAAATGAATGTATAATTCCGTCAAAGTATTTCGACGACGCAGTCCATATTGCAGTTGCAAGCATTAACGAATGTGATATTTTGGTATCATGGAATTTTAAGCATATAGTTAAATATAGGACAATTCAAGGCGTAAACGCAATAAACAAACTTATGGGTTATAGAGAAATTCAACTGGTGTCCCCACTTATGATATTAGAGGAAGAGGAGTGA
- a CDS encoding thioredoxin family protein — MVIKVLGGGCANCKKLMENAKKAAEELGIEAHFEEVKDIEKIMSYGVMRTPALVVDEKLIFSGRVAGVEEIKEILKKEAGK; from the coding sequence ATGGTTATAAAAGTTCTTGGTGGTGGATGTGCAAACTGTAAAAAGCTAATGGAAAATGCTAAAAAGGCAGCTGAGGAGCTTGGAATTGAGGCTCATTTTGAAGAGGTAAAAGACATCGAAAAGATAATGTCTTACGGTGTTATGAGAACACCTGCTCTTGTTGTTGATGAAAAGCTCATATTCTCAGGCAGGGTTGCAGGTGTTGAGGAAATAAAAGAAATTTTGAAAAAAGAGGCAGGAAAGTGA
- the hydE gene encoding [FeFe] hydrogenase H-cluster radical SAM maturase HydE, whose translation MKVKDILEKACYENILTKDEIKLLLMAEGDDKELLFKTADSVRKEHVGDEVFLRGLIEFSSYCKNDCFYCGLRRSNSQAQRYRMQEDEIVEVAKRAYQMGYRTVVLQSGEDMYYTKDMLCSIIKKIKSSVDVAITLSIGERSYDEYKAFKDAGADRFLMRFETSNKKLYRKYHPGMSFENRIECLKWIKNLGYELGTGFLIGLPGQTIDDLAQDILLVKELDADMIGIGPFIPHPQTPLKDAEEGSVDLTLKSIAILRLLIPDANIPATTALGTLDPLGRQKGLMCGANIVMPNVNDLEYKLKYELYPGKICINEDATKCRGCIESIIVSLGRKVGQGKGQSRHYKRAAAS comes from the coding sequence ATGAAAGTAAAAGATATTTTGGAAAAAGCATGTTATGAGAATATTCTCACAAAAGATGAGATAAAACTTTTGCTGATGGCAGAAGGTGATGATAAAGAACTTCTTTTCAAAACAGCTGATAGTGTAAGAAAAGAACATGTTGGAGATGAGGTCTTTTTAAGAGGGCTTATTGAATTTTCAAGCTACTGCAAAAACGACTGTTTTTACTGTGGTCTGAGACGAAGCAATAGCCAAGCTCAGCGTTACAGAATGCAGGAAGATGAGATTGTAGAGGTTGCGAAAAGGGCGTATCAGATGGGGTACCGCACGGTTGTATTGCAGTCTGGTGAGGATATGTATTACACCAAAGACATGCTGTGTTCAATTATAAAAAAGATAAAAAGTAGCGTGGATGTTGCTATAACACTTTCAATTGGTGAAAGGTCATATGATGAGTACAAGGCATTCAAAGATGCCGGAGCAGACAGGTTTTTGATGAGATTTGAAACTTCAAACAAAAAGCTATATAGAAAATATCATCCCGGAATGAGCTTTGAAAACAGGATAGAATGTCTCAAATGGATAAAAAATCTTGGGTATGAGCTTGGGACAGGTTTTTTGATAGGTCTTCCGGGGCAAACTATTGATGATTTGGCACAGGATATACTTCTTGTAAAAGAGCTGGATGCAGATATGATAGGCATAGGACCTTTTATTCCTCATCCACAGACGCCTCTAAAAGATGCAGAGGAAGGTTCGGTGGATTTAACTTTAAAGAGCATTGCCATTTTGAGGCTTTTGATTCCAGATGCTAATATTCCTGCAACAACTGCGCTTGGCACTTTAGACCCTCTTGGAAGACAAAAAGGTCTCATGTGCGGTGCAAACATTGTGATGCCAAATGTAAATGACCTTGAGTACAAGCTCAAATATGAGTTGTATCCTGGAAAGATTTGCATAAATGAAGATGCGACAAAGTGCAGAGGTTGTATTGAGTCAATTATAGTTTCGCTTGGTAGAAAAGTTGGACAGGGAAAAGGACAAAGCAGGCATTACAAAAGAGCTGCTGCGTCTTAA
- a CDS encoding response regulator transcription factor → MKKPKVLIVDDNPAVLDGLKIILELENFEVVSLCTNAKEAIEFLEKKHADVVLMDIRMPVMDGIEGTFNIKTKFPNVKVIILTTFCEEDYIKKSLSFGADGYILKSSDAKHIVNSILSVLDGKVVMDKEIALYISDVLKRTSKQLLEKTQNLTERELEIAKLISQGYSNKEIARMLFISEGTVRNYITSILQKLNLKNRTQIAVYYLTKFS, encoded by the coding sequence TTGAAAAAACCTAAGGTCTTAATTGTGGATGATAACCCTGCCGTTTTGGACGGTCTTAAAATCATCCTTGAGCTTGAAAATTTTGAGGTTGTAAGTCTTTGCACCAATGCAAAAGAAGCAATAGAGTTTCTCGAAAAGAAGCATGCTGACGTTGTTCTTATGGATATTAGAATGCCTGTTATGGATGGTATTGAGGGAACTTTTAATATAAAAACCAAATTTCCAAATGTCAAAGTGATAATATTAACAACATTTTGTGAAGAAGATTACATAAAAAAGAGCCTGAGCTTTGGCGCAGATGGGTACATCCTTAAAAGCTCTGATGCAAAGCATATTGTGAATTCTATTTTGTCTGTGCTTGACGGTAAGGTTGTTATGGACAAAGAAATTGCTTTATACATTTCAGATGTATTGAAAAGGACCAGTAAGCAGCTGCTTGAAAAAACACAAAACCTTACTGAAAGAGAGCTTGAAATTGCAAAGCTCATATCACAAGGATACTCAAATAAGGAAATTGCAAGGATGCTATTCATCTCTGAAGGTACAGTAAGAAACTACATAACATCCATTCTTCAAAAGTTAAATCTTAAAAATAGAACCCAAATTGCAGTATACTATCTTACTAAATTTTCTTAA
- a CDS encoding sensor histidine kinase, whose translation MLSFIVSAYALWSLYEDGKLSKIAILFLLLFLSLEFLKTEYLKSIYHTAVAAFAELIIIFLAIFLCGWEFSFLISIAVCTFLHHRNKLSIYSIASILFISLFLIPSKMVREYAFVCVFVFSLKLVTQMLKDSKHKYLEKIDHLRLLNLQLSKLKTQLLESQQTIEGLAAQNQKMEIATSLHDTVGHNLAALNIQLNAIKSLLEKKGVLEDAQISQIISSCLQQTQTSYESLRKFVYSMKNSFETKEKYLSQLIENFNFCNITLNRSGDIENIPSHVFENLMAILKEALLNVAKHSNATQVAVSLESKPAYVRLAVHDNGKKKGEIKEGVGLMSIKLRAKSMGATVNIDNHAGFSIVVFVPLKSRREDYFEKT comes from the coding sequence ATGCTTTCATTCATTGTAAGCGCCTATGCTCTTTGGAGTTTATATGAGGATGGCAAGCTTTCCAAAATAGCCATTTTGTTTTTACTTCTCTTTTTGTCATTAGAATTCTTAAAAACTGAATATCTAAAATCCATATACCATACAGCAGTGGCAGCCTTTGCAGAGCTGATAATAATATTTCTTGCTATTTTTCTCTGCGGATGGGAATTCTCTTTTTTAATTTCAATTGCTGTGTGTACATTTTTGCACCATAGAAACAAGTTATCAATTTACTCAATTGCCTCTATACTCTTTATTAGCCTTTTTCTTATCCCTTCAAAGATGGTAAGGGAATATGCTTTTGTCTGCGTTTTTGTTTTTTCTCTAAAATTAGTCACACAGATGCTGAAGGATAGCAAACACAAATACTTAGAAAAAATTGACCACTTAAGACTTTTAAACCTGCAACTAAGCAAGCTAAAAACACAGCTTTTAGAGTCCCAACAGACAATAGAAGGTCTTGCGGCACAAAACCAAAAGATGGAAATAGCAACTTCTTTGCACGACACAGTTGGGCACAACTTGGCAGCGCTGAATATCCAGCTCAATGCCATAAAGAGCTTGCTGGAGAAAAAAGGAGTACTTGAAGATGCTCAAATAAGCCAAATCATATCTTCATGCTTGCAGCAGACTCAAACATCTTACGAAAGTTTGAGAAAGTTTGTCTATTCAATGAAAAACTCTTTTGAAACCAAAGAAAAGTACTTATCTCAATTGATAGAAAATTTTAACTTCTGCAACATAACATTAAACCGCAGCGGAGACATTGAAAACATTCCATCACACGTATTTGAAAATCTAATGGCAATCCTCAAAGAAGCTCTTTTAAACGTGGCAAAACACTCAAATGCTACTCAAGTAGCTGTATCTTTGGAATCAAAACCAGCATATGTACGTCTTGCTGTGCATGACAATGGCAAGAAAAAAGGAGAAATAAAAGAGGGCGTTGGGCTCATGAGCATAAAACTTCGAGCAAAGTCTATGGGCGCAACAGTCAACATTGACAACCATGCTGGATTTTCAATAGTGGTATTTGTCCCATTAAAAAGCAGGAGGGAAGATTACTTTGAAAAAACCTAA